In Desulfopila inferna, the following are encoded in one genomic region:
- a CDS encoding ATP-grasp domain-containing protein, translating into MDYQDDILYTNFTYNPDIYYFIYIGDLKAYGLNTFVQETLSRRVYNREVRFIAIIPDICIQYNYANIFVINPEARQGSVDEEAGRLNLKPFRKSCRIKYDSFITAVSESPTIHKLIDTILKKQNQLYISLYESIEELTLDEIEGVSILGPDKSIAKRFNSKIYQYEKLNGVVPIADYRVCNDLESLLQTSSALREQWSDGIFISAPYSAAGSNSAVTQTQEEVASIFTEPDSLYLLSRYMPHQYDPTVLAVVANENEVYIAGIADQNIVGGNRFVGSNYPTILDETHQKVLREYTVRVGRVLGENGYRGIFGCDYLIDNDGNVIFLEINARKQGTTLEFCHTLEQSLPEGSPSLMELEYFAVTENRFPKNARELTVNARNLHWGTYNYKIDTQKRTTGYIPQNVYERETFKKVASGELLKDFAILEHVGTNFYVMPGTFLARVVSVATNRDDVNEGLCQGVGFIQQTIEEA; encoded by the coding sequence GGCCTCAACACCTTTGTGCAGGAGACGCTCAGCCGGCGGGTATACAACAGAGAGGTTCGTTTTATTGCAATCATCCCTGATATCTGCATCCAATACAACTATGCGAATATTTTCGTCATCAACCCTGAGGCAAGACAGGGCTCCGTGGACGAGGAAGCCGGCCGACTCAACCTCAAACCGTTCAGAAAGAGCTGTCGCATAAAATACGACAGCTTTATCACCGCGGTATCGGAAAGCCCCACCATTCATAAGCTGATCGACACCATTCTGAAGAAACAGAATCAGCTCTACATCAGCTTGTATGAATCCATTGAAGAGCTCACTCTTGATGAAATCGAAGGAGTCTCCATCCTCGGCCCCGACAAGTCTATAGCCAAACGATTCAACTCCAAAATTTATCAGTATGAAAAATTAAACGGAGTTGTTCCCATCGCCGACTACCGCGTCTGCAACGATCTCGAATCACTTCTGCAAACCAGCAGCGCACTCAGGGAACAATGGAGCGACGGCATTTTCATCAGTGCGCCTTATTCGGCAGCAGGATCTAATTCAGCGGTAACCCAGACACAGGAAGAAGTTGCCTCCATTTTTACCGAACCCGACAGCCTCTACCTGCTCTCACGATATATGCCGCATCAATACGACCCCACGGTACTTGCCGTCGTGGCCAATGAAAACGAGGTCTATATCGCTGGCATCGCTGACCAGAATATAGTGGGCGGCAACAGGTTTGTCGGTTCCAACTACCCAACGATCCTCGACGAAACTCATCAAAAAGTCCTGCGCGAATATACCGTTCGGGTGGGCCGGGTACTCGGCGAAAACGGCTATCGGGGGATCTTCGGCTGTGACTACCTCATCGACAATGACGGCAATGTCATCTTTCTGGAAATCAACGCCAGAAAACAGGGAACAACCCTGGAATTCTGTCATACTCTTGAGCAATCTCTGCCGGAAGGCAGTCCTTCCCTGATGGAGCTCGAGTATTTTGCCGTTACCGAGAACCGCTTCCCCAAGAACGCCAGAGAGCTGACGGTTAACGCCAGAAATCTGCACTGGGGCACTTACAATTACAAAATCGATACTCAAAAACGAACAACTGGATATATCCCTCAGAATGTCTATGAGCGTGAGACCTTCAAAAAAGTAGCCAGTGGTGAGTTGCTCAAAGACTTTGCCATACTGGAACATGTGGGTACCAATTTTTATGTCATGCCCGGCACCTTTCTTGCGCGCGTTGTCTCCGTCGCCACCAACAGAGACGACGTCAACGAAGGACTGTGTCAAGGTGTGGGATTCATACAACAAACCATCGAAGAGGCCTAA
- a CDS encoding KamA family radical SAM protein yields the protein MEPQTRKDQDCHNALDKYTLDLIAELSAGIKTEKKKPADAEVKKEISQLFQTACKKNLTNPIIQLFQRLQARRDCGNSIDDFGLTKKDLCTLALKHQQIDEHMVSLGGRLTQALPIASRANARVEDYLERKDREAPSGIELWDTIQENAARIRRQLRMSEEDWFSYKGQIRNCITSADQLALLIDLPEEAIASVARVTQSFRMRLTPYYTSLILPGQVNDPIMLQSVPTGEMVDNAGIEIPPVAADHSPARLIDQFYPRVLTIKATNMCAMYCTHCLRLAHIGRKDNTYSKEAYGEALDYIRSNKRIRDVLVTGGDAFVLPDSILKWLLGELDSIEHVQVKRLGTRIPITAPMRVDDQLLDILEESNDKKPIRVVTQINTAQEITPLSRDAFRKISKRVFTVLNQAVLLKGINDTRVKMWKLCETIHESYVRPYYIFNCSYRNPQFKHFRVPLEVGRDIVESMYGNISGDAIPRFIATAGGKIPLHRSNVVSTDGEYILRKPWNDQEVAYPDAEPELYAAEDFAFGKYHR from the coding sequence ATGGAACCGCAAACACGTAAAGATCAGGATTGTCACAACGCGCTGGACAAATATACTCTGGATCTCATTGCAGAACTAAGCGCCGGTATCAAAACTGAAAAGAAGAAACCGGCAGACGCTGAGGTGAAGAAAGAGATTTCCCAACTTTTCCAAACAGCCTGCAAGAAAAATCTGACAAATCCAATCATTCAGCTCTTTCAACGGCTCCAGGCCCGGCGGGATTGCGGAAACAGTATTGACGACTTCGGCCTCACCAAAAAGGATCTGTGCACTCTGGCCCTCAAACACCAGCAGATCGATGAACACATGGTATCGCTTGGTGGACGCCTCACCCAGGCCCTGCCCATAGCGAGCAGGGCCAATGCCCGGGTGGAGGACTATCTTGAACGAAAGGACAGGGAAGCTCCAAGCGGCATAGAACTCTGGGATACGATTCAGGAGAATGCTGCACGGATCCGCCGTCAGCTGAGGATGAGTGAGGAAGACTGGTTCAGCTACAAAGGACAGATACGAAACTGCATCACTTCCGCCGACCAGCTTGCCCTGCTCATCGACCTTCCCGAGGAAGCCATCGCCTCGGTAGCCAGGGTAACGCAGTCTTTCCGCATGCGCCTTACCCCCTATTACACCAGCCTCATCCTTCCCGGCCAGGTCAATGATCCTATCATGCTGCAGTCCGTACCTACCGGTGAGATGGTGGATAATGCCGGAATTGAAATTCCTCCGGTAGCGGCCGACCACTCCCCGGCCAGGCTCATCGATCAGTTTTATCCGAGGGTTTTGACCATCAAGGCCACCAATATGTGCGCCATGTACTGTACGCACTGCCTCCGCCTGGCCCATATCGGCAGAAAAGACAACACCTATTCCAAAGAGGCCTACGGTGAAGCTTTGGATTATATCAGAAGCAATAAGCGTATCCGCGACGTTCTGGTAACCGGAGGAGATGCTTTTGTTCTGCCCGATTCTATTCTGAAATGGCTTCTCGGTGAACTTGATTCCATTGAGCATGTCCAGGTAAAAAGACTTGGTACCCGAATTCCGATTACGGCTCCGATGCGGGTCGATGACCAACTTCTCGATATTCTCGAAGAATCCAATGACAAAAAGCCCATCAGGGTCGTTACCCAGATCAATACCGCCCAGGAGATCACCCCGCTATCCCGTGATGCCTTCAGAAAAATTTCGAAGCGGGTGTTTACCGTACTCAATCAGGCCGTTCTTCTCAAAGGCATCAACGATACCCGGGTAAAGATGTGGAAACTATGCGAAACCATCCATGAATCCTACGTGCGGCCCTACTATATTTTTAACTGCAGTTATAGAAATCCGCAGTTCAAGCATTTCCGGGTGCCTCTGGAGGTAGGAAGGGATATTGTCGAATCGATGTACGGCAATATTTCCGGCGATGCCATTCCCCGCTTCATCGCCACTGCAGGCGGCAAAATTCCCCTGCACCGCTCCAATGTGGTTTCCACCGATGGTGAATACATTCTCAGGAAACCCTGGAATGACCAGGAGGTCGCTTATCCTGATGCGGAACCTGAACTCTACGCCGCGGAGGACTTTGCCTTCGGCAAATATCACCGCTAG
- a CDS encoding M20 family metallopeptidase, with protein MDQDLLLYLQASEREQFQLLQRLILQTSSSADKAGVDRVGAILGEALADCDLELTIDNVESYGNNLVFQSAACRSHQPHILLVGHMDTVFPADNNFTSYREDDLKAYGPGVCDMKGGLVTAVYLLKALQSRELLRRIPIVLICNSDEEIGSPNSADLIKSFAEKSCCALVFECGGTAGEIVTGRKGKCGYRLEVHGKAGHAGFFNRSGKASAILELAHKTILLEQLNDAQKEMVLNVGRIEAGIAPNVVAEFGCAAIDTRFLTNEDGIFLKNSIEQIAAKSTIAGTTSSVTRTNSRVPMDESQGNLALYDIFRRQAALLDIPLKREIRSGVSDANTAAECGIPVIDGLGPIGELDHSEDEYIVKGSLVPRCKLATLAVLEIWERQQQGGLEIQP; from the coding sequence ATGGATCAAGACCTTCTTCTCTATCTGCAGGCAAGCGAGCGGGAGCAGTTCCAACTCCTGCAGCGGCTTATTCTGCAGACCAGCTCCAGCGCAGACAAGGCAGGGGTTGACCGGGTGGGCGCGATCCTCGGTGAAGCACTGGCGGACTGCGACCTGGAACTCACCATCGACAATGTCGAAAGCTATGGAAACAACCTGGTCTTCCAGTCGGCGGCCTGCCGTTCGCACCAGCCTCATATTCTGCTGGTGGGCCACATGGATACGGTCTTTCCAGCGGACAACAACTTCACCTCCTATAGGGAAGATGATTTAAAGGCCTACGGTCCCGGGGTCTGCGACATGAAGGGAGGGCTGGTCACAGCCGTTTATCTGCTCAAGGCCCTGCAGAGCAGGGAGCTGCTGCGCCGCATCCCTATCGTATTGATCTGCAACTCCGACGAGGAGATCGGCTCCCCGAACTCAGCAGACCTGATCAAAAGCTTTGCCGAAAAAAGTTGCTGCGCCCTTGTCTTTGAGTGCGGCGGCACCGCTGGTGAAATTGTCACCGGCCGTAAGGGAAAATGCGGTTATCGTCTCGAGGTGCACGGCAAAGCAGGCCATGCCGGATTCTTCAATAGATCAGGAAAGGCCAGTGCGATACTGGAGCTTGCTCATAAGACCATTCTGTTGGAGCAGCTTAACGATGCCCAAAAAGAGATGGTGCTCAACGTCGGCAGAATAGAAGCCGGGATAGCACCTAATGTTGTCGCAGAATTCGGGTGTGCTGCCATCGATACCCGTTTTCTCACCAACGAAGACGGCATCTTCCTCAAAAACAGCATTGAACAGATCGCCGCCAAAAGTACAATAGCGGGGACAACAAGCTCTGTCACCAGGACGAACAGCAGGGTTCCAATGGACGAATCGCAGGGCAATCTGGCCCTCTATGATATTTTTCGCAGACAGGCAGCTCTTCTTGACATACCCCTTAAAAGAGAGATACGAAGCGGAGTCTCCGACGCCAATACCGCGGCTGAATGCGGAATACCTGTTATTGACGGGCTGGGCCCGATCGGGGAGCTTGATCACAGTGAGGATGAATATATAGTGAAAGGCTCACTGGTACCGCGCTGCAAACTGGCAACCCTTGCAGTTCTGGAAATCTGGGAGAGGCAGCAGCAAGGAGGATTGGAAATACAGCCATGA
- a CDS encoding cold shock domain-containing protein, translated as MELKIETRNIELRKGWQTKIEEEKEKLIRNYAAYLLHLRVVIEATTHHKEGGFEIKLVASVPNDTVVVARKGGAVRPLLVEAFDVLSLQLKENLRKMRKVKKAPETLVDGDSFGTIRKLSPHESYGFISTYDERDIYFHENALKDANMDELSEGDGVIYGETIGDKGPQASWVRLAK; from the coding sequence ATGGAACTAAAGATCGAAACCCGAAACATTGAGTTGCGGAAAGGATGGCAGACAAAAATCGAAGAGGAGAAAGAAAAACTGATTCGAAATTACGCCGCCTATCTGCTTCATCTTCGAGTAGTTATTGAAGCTACTACTCATCATAAGGAAGGAGGGTTTGAGATCAAACTGGTTGCATCAGTACCAAATGATACTGTTGTAGTAGCAAGAAAGGGAGGCGCAGTTCGACCTCTGCTTGTGGAGGCATTTGATGTACTATCTCTGCAGTTGAAAGAAAACTTAAGGAAGATGCGGAAGGTGAAAAAGGCCCCTGAAACGCTCGTGGATGGCGACAGTTTCGGAACTATCCGCAAACTCTCTCCTCATGAATCCTATGGATTCATATCCACATATGACGAGCGGGATATTTATTTTCATGAAAATGCCTTGAAGGATGCCAACATGGACGAATTAAGCGAAGGAGACGGAGTGATATACGGCGAAACCATAGGAGATAAGGGGCCTCAGGCCTCGTGGGTGCGTCTGGCTAAGTGA
- the hemH gene encoding ferrochelatase, protein MAEKTGVILLNMGGPEKPEDVAPFLYNLFSDRDIIRLGPRILQKPIAWYIARKRAPKSQKAYAKIGGGSPLIRITNEQAESLQRALADSGEYTVVTAMRYWQPTATQALRNLAEQHISRVIALPLYPHYSRATSGSSLADLKRSAAISAETFDISEIHGWPDNPLYIRCLAENIKKGLDAFFSNDVEVLYSAHSLPTSFIDEGDPYLEQLKITIAKIEEATGITGRLCFQSRSGPVEWLSPSTPEMIEQLAKEGCKNILMVPISFVSDHIETLYEINMLYRDMAQEQGIDCRPSESLNTHPLFIESLKQLVLSHRFSAGR, encoded by the coding sequence ATGGCGGAGAAGACCGGAGTTATCCTCCTCAATATGGGGGGTCCGGAAAAACCGGAAGATGTTGCCCCATTTTTGTATAATCTTTTCTCTGACAGAGACATCATACGGTTAGGCCCAAGGATCCTGCAGAAACCAATCGCCTGGTATATTGCCCGGAAACGCGCACCCAAAAGCCAGAAAGCATATGCCAAAATCGGTGGGGGGTCACCTCTGATCCGGATCACCAACGAACAGGCGGAGTCGCTGCAAAGAGCGCTTGCCGACAGTGGTGAGTATACCGTAGTCACTGCAATGAGATATTGGCAGCCCACCGCCACTCAGGCACTGCGGAATCTGGCTGAGCAACATATATCCAGAGTCATTGCCCTTCCCCTCTATCCCCACTACTCACGCGCCACATCCGGCTCATCGCTGGCCGACCTCAAGCGATCGGCCGCCATTTCGGCAGAGACCTTCGACATCAGTGAAATACACGGCTGGCCCGACAATCCGCTCTATATCAGGTGCCTTGCAGAAAATATCAAAAAGGGTCTTGACGCTTTTTTCTCAAATGATGTTGAAGTTCTTTATAGTGCACACAGCCTGCCCACCTCCTTTATAGATGAAGGGGATCCCTATTTGGAGCAATTGAAAATCACTATCGCCAAAATAGAGGAAGCTACCGGAATTACAGGAAGATTATGTTTCCAGAGCAGAAGCGGACCGGTGGAGTGGCTCTCGCCTTCCACTCCGGAAATGATTGAACAGCTGGCCAAAGAAGGGTGCAAAAATATTCTTATGGTACCGATCAGCTTCGTCTCCGATCATATCGAGACTCTCTATGAGATAAACATGCTTTATCGTGATATGGCTCAGGAGCAGGGAATAGATTGCCGCCCCAGTGAATCGCTCAACACCCACCCTCTCTTTATCGAATCACTAAAGCAACTTGTGCTGTCACATCGTTTTTCCGCCGGGAGATAG
- the rodA gene encoding rod shape-determining protein RodA, giving the protein MHFDWAFFLFLMLLCGMALFNLYSASYPPKGWGSPPYLKQSYLFLMGFTAVLFILSFDYNELHIWNYPFYLFIIVLLVAAYFMGESAGGAQRWIDLGFFRLQPSEPAKLMLVVTLASYYSRKEVLDGYSIKQLITPIVLTAIPFLLILMQPDLGTALMLGIIFVSMTVFVKLRRSTYLILGGSGLFAVLFAWQKLLKPYQKQRVQTFLNPENDPMGHGYQVMQSKIAVGSGGKFGKGYLEGTQGHLHFLPERHTDFAFSVWCEEWGFFGSLFFLGVYFLLLLWGLRVAMYAKDRFGMLLAYGVVMLIFWQALINILMILGLLPVVGIPLPLVSYGGSSLLTTLMALGILMNVRMRRFQPGRGNHQEDA; this is encoded by the coding sequence TTGCATTTTGACTGGGCCTTTTTCCTGTTTCTGATGCTGCTCTGTGGGATGGCGCTCTTTAATCTCTATAGTGCCTCATATCCTCCAAAGGGATGGGGAAGTCCTCCATATCTCAAGCAAAGCTATCTGTTCCTGATGGGATTTACCGCGGTGCTGTTTATTCTCAGCTTCGATTATAACGAGCTTCACATCTGGAATTATCCTTTTTATCTATTCATTATCGTTCTACTGGTTGCTGCATATTTCATGGGGGAGAGTGCAGGAGGAGCGCAGCGCTGGATTGATTTGGGATTTTTTCGCCTGCAGCCCTCCGAGCCCGCCAAACTGATGCTGGTAGTCACTCTCGCCAGTTACTATTCCAGAAAAGAAGTGCTGGATGGATACTCGATTAAGCAATTGATAACACCAATAGTTTTGACAGCCATCCCCTTCCTGCTGATTCTAATGCAGCCGGATCTCGGCACGGCCTTGATGCTCGGTATAATCTTCGTTTCAATGACTGTTTTTGTCAAACTGCGGAGGTCAACATATCTTATACTTGGCGGCAGCGGTCTTTTCGCGGTGCTTTTTGCCTGGCAGAAACTTTTGAAACCCTACCAGAAACAGCGGGTGCAGACTTTTCTTAATCCTGAAAACGACCCCATGGGACACGGTTATCAGGTGATGCAGTCTAAAATAGCGGTGGGCAGCGGCGGCAAATTCGGCAAGGGATATCTTGAAGGAACTCAGGGGCATCTCCATTTCCTGCCCGAGAGGCACACCGACTTTGCCTTTTCAGTGTGGTGCGAGGAATGGGGATTCTTTGGCAGCCTGTTTTTCCTTGGCGTCTATTTTCTACTGCTGCTCTGGGGGCTGCGGGTGGCAATGTATGCCAAGGACAGGTTTGGTATGCTGCTTGCCTATGGTGTGGTGATGCTGATTTTCTGGCAGGCCCTGATCAACATCCTGATGATACTGGGGCTTCTTCCGGTTGTCGGTATTCCCCTGCCTCTTGTCTCATATGGAGGTTCCTCTCTGCTGACTACCCTTATGGCCTTAGGCATTCTCATGAACGTGCGCATGCGAAGATTCCAGCCGGGCAGAGGCAACCACCAGGAGGATGCCTGA